A single Acidaminococcus sp. DNA region contains:
- a CDS encoding heavy-metal-associated domain-containing protein, with the protein MKTKRYKIDVDCAVCADKMEQAAKHTPGVDEAVVNFMLLNMKVKFSDGADTQEVMNKVLENCHKVDEDCKIYF; encoded by the coding sequence ATGAAAACAAAGCGTTATAAGATAGATGTAGATTGTGCTGTTTGTGCTGATAAGATGGAACAAGCCGCTAAGCATACGCCCGGCGTTGATGAAGCGGTCGTTAACTTCATGCTGCTCAACATGAAAGTGAAGTTTTCCGACGGTGCAGATACACAAGAAGTAATGAACAAAGTGCTGGAAAATTGCCATAAAGTCGATGAAGATTGCAAAATTTACTTTTAA
- the feoB gene encoding ferrous iron transport protein B produces the protein MPEKEANQNLTIGFIGNPNCGKTTLFNAYTGANLKVANWPGVTVEKVEGAIRHHNMNIRLVDLPGTYSLTSYTMEEIVSRQFILSDEVDVVINVVDASALERSLYLTLQLLELGKPVVMALNMMDIVEKRGLEIDLHRLPEMLGIPVIPVSARKGRGLEVLLHAAAHHKDSTSTDPLIHDHPESSSHQLNHKEYAMVYSDDIEDRIDQISAYLHEHYLDISNVRWTSIKLLEQDKEVMEKYPVELPEVLDKSYEVEIIREKYDFIEEIIREVVLHKEKRDEFTDRMDKIFTNNIWGIPVFLAVMAFIFFLTFTVGDWLSGFLEAGIEMLSNYLEEIMTAADVSKPLQSLVLDGALGGVGTIVTFLPNILILFLSLGFLEDSGYMARVAYVMENVMGAVGLSGRAFIPMLVGFGCTVPAIMASRGLENKRDRYKVMLVTPFMSCNARLTIYILFSEIFFKKYAMVAAYSMYIIGVLVAIGVSLLLHWMDIIRKKDKEDFLLIELPEYKMPDLRTVAIYVSDKIKGYLAKAGTIIFLGTIIIWFILNFGPTGYTEDPTQSFGAYLGHWMVPMFRPIGLGFWQITLALLAGISAKEVVVSSCAVLFGISNPTTAGGMVNFEQALEGIGFTSINAFCLMVFCLLYIPCTAALATIKKESGSWKWTFEEAAFQLIVAWIVTFICYHILLSLWG, from the coding sequence ATGCCTGAAAAAGAAGCAAATCAAAATTTGACAATTGGATTTATCGGTAACCCTAACTGCGGGAAAACAACACTTTTTAACGCCTATACGGGAGCTAACCTCAAGGTTGCTAACTGGCCCGGCGTAACCGTTGAAAAGGTGGAAGGTGCAATTCGTCACCATAATATGAATATTCGTCTGGTGGACCTGCCGGGCACATACAGCCTCACATCCTACACGATGGAAGAAATCGTATCCCGTCAGTTTATCCTGAGCGATGAAGTAGACGTCGTAATCAACGTAGTGGATGCTTCAGCCCTGGAACGCAGTCTTTATCTGACGCTGCAGCTCCTGGAACTTGGGAAGCCTGTCGTCATGGCCCTTAACATGATGGATATCGTAGAAAAACGCGGCCTTGAAATCGACCTGCACCGCCTGCCGGAAATGCTGGGAATTCCTGTCATTCCCGTATCAGCGCGGAAGGGGAGGGGCCTCGAAGTGCTGCTGCACGCAGCTGCCCACCATAAGGATTCTACTTCTACAGACCCTCTGATTCATGACCATCCCGAATCTTCCAGCCATCAGTTGAATCATAAGGAATACGCCATGGTCTATTCCGATGATATTGAAGACCGCATCGATCAGATTTCTGCTTATTTGCATGAACATTATCTGGATATCAGCAATGTCCGCTGGACGTCCATTAAATTGCTGGAACAGGATAAAGAAGTCATGGAAAAATATCCGGTCGAACTGCCGGAAGTTCTGGATAAGAGCTATGAAGTGGAAATTATTCGGGAAAAATATGACTTTATCGAAGAAATTATTCGTGAAGTCGTCCTGCATAAGGAAAAGCGCGATGAATTTACGGACCGCATGGATAAGATTTTCACAAACAATATCTGGGGCATTCCTGTATTTCTGGCTGTCATGGCCTTTATCTTCTTCCTGACCTTTACCGTCGGTGACTGGCTGAGCGGATTCCTCGAAGCCGGTATCGAAATGCTTTCGAATTATCTGGAAGAAATTATGACAGCAGCCGACGTCAGCAAGCCACTCCAGTCTCTGGTATTGGATGGGGCTCTCGGCGGGGTCGGAACAATCGTGACGTTCCTGCCCAACATCCTGATTTTGTTCCTCAGTCTGGGCTTTTTGGAAGACAGCGGGTACATGGCACGTGTTGCTTACGTCATGGAAAACGTCATGGGTGCAGTCGGCCTTTCCGGACGCGCGTTTATTCCTATGCTCGTAGGTTTTGGCTGCACCGTGCCGGCGATTATGGCTTCCCGCGGACTGGAAAACAAAAGGGACCGCTACAAAGTCATGCTGGTTACTCCTTTCATGAGCTGCAACGCCCGACTGACGATTTATATCCTCTTCTCGGAAATTTTCTTCAAGAAATATGCTATGGTTGCAGCCTATTCAATGTACATCATCGGCGTGCTTGTAGCTATCGGGGTTTCCCTGCTGCTTCACTGGATGGACATTATTCGGAAGAAGGATAAAGAAGATTTTCTGCTCATCGAACTTCCGGAATACAAAATGCCTGATCTGCGTACGGTGGCCATTTATGTATCTGATAAGATCAAAGGTTATCTCGCAAAGGCCGGTACAATTATTTTCCTGGGTACCATCATTATCTGGTTCATCCTCAACTTTGGGCCCACCGGCTATACGGAAGACCCGACGCAGAGCTTTGGTGCCTATCTTGGACATTGGATGGTTCCGATGTTCCGGCCGATTGGACTGGGCTTCTGGCAAATTACCCTGGCACTTCTCGCCGGTATTTCGGCAAAGGAAGTTGTTGTTTCCAGCTGTGCTGTCCTGTTTGGTATTTCGAATCCTACGACGGCAGGCGGCATGGTCAACTTTGAACAAGCGCTCGAAGGCATTGGCTTTACTTCCATCAATGCTTTCTGTCTGATGGTATTCTGCCTGCTGTACATTCCCTGTACGGCAGCCCTCGCTACCATTAAGAAAGAATCCGGAAGCTGGAAGTGGACTTTTGAAGAAGCTGCCTTTCAGCTGATTGTTGCCTGGATTGTCACCTTTATCTGCTACCACATCTTATTGTCCCTCTGGGGATAA
- a CDS encoding ferrous iron transport protein A: protein MLLKDLKKGESGVVVKLNLPFETERRLLALGMTPGTEISVVNRKGKGVMIIILRGTRFALGYNMTRNIEVEKGAANA from the coding sequence ATGCTGTTAAAGGACTTAAAGAAGGGTGAGTCCGGTGTAGTTGTCAAACTGAATCTTCCGTTTGAGACGGAACGACGCCTGTTGGCGCTTGGTATGACGCCGGGGACGGAAATCAGTGTGGTCAATCGTAAGGGAAAAGGTGTGATGATTATTATTCTGAGGGGAACCCGGTTTGCCCTCGGTTACAATATGACCCGCAACATCGAAGTAGAGAAGGGAGCCGCTAATGCCTGA
- a CDS encoding metalloregulator ArsR/SmtB family transcription factor → MELPHQHGEKLNAILRDMPETNDFSAVAELFSSVSDTSRLKLFWLLCHYEECVINLSAIMNMSSPAISHHLKVLKKQGLIVSRRVGKEMYYRAADTEAVRLLHHMIEMLIDIACPKEK, encoded by the coding sequence ATGGAATTGCCGCATCAACACGGTGAAAAACTGAACGCAATCCTGCGTGATATGCCGGAGACGAATGATTTTTCCGCAGTGGCAGAACTCTTCAGCAGTGTTTCCGATACTTCACGGCTGAAGCTTTTTTGGCTGTTATGTCATTACGAGGAATGTGTCATTAATTTATCAGCTATCATGAATATGAGCAGTCCTGCGATTTCCCACCATTTAAAGGTTCTTAAGAAACAGGGCCTGATTGTCAGCAGGCGTGTCGGTAAGGAAATGTACTACAGGGCGGCTGATACGGAAGCCGTACGGCTGCTGCATCATATGATTGAAATGCTGATTGATATTGCCTGTCCGAAAGAAAAGTAA
- a CDS encoding VOC family protein, producing the protein MKFKMIHNNLNVLDLKKSLKFYKEALGLDEIRRIEAPDFTIVYLGDHASAHELELTWLKDRKDPYDLGDNEFHLAFETDDFEAAHKKHQEMGCICFENPAMGIYFINDPDGYWLEILPPKK; encoded by the coding sequence ATGAAATTTAAGATGATTCATAACAATCTCAATGTGCTGGATCTTAAGAAAAGCCTGAAGTTTTATAAAGAGGCTCTGGGTCTTGATGAAATCAGACGCATTGAAGCCCCTGATTTTACCATCGTCTATCTGGGTGACCATGCATCAGCCCATGAACTGGAACTGACATGGCTCAAGGATCGGAAGGATCCGTATGATCTGGGGGATAACGAATTCCACCTGGCTTTTGAAACGGATGACTTTGAGGCGGCTCATAAGAAACACCAGGAAATGGGCTGCATCTGCTTTGAAAATCCTGCCATGGGAATTTACTTTATCAACGACCCTGACGGGTACTGGCTGGAAATTCTTCCACCAAAAAAATAA
- a CDS encoding DMT family transporter, with amino-acid sequence MNKGYLFILLTAFLFGTMETALKLSAGMFHPVQITVLRFFVGGLFLIPFARRSLAQKHAEITRDDCKLFVKSGLVFVVVSMIFYQLAIVYGTASVSGVLFSCNPIFVAVFDHLLWKQPIDGFTKVSLVFSVAGILSIVNPLNMVHDTVSIIFILLSAMTFGLYSVMGKEKGKRLGGITVTCGSFLFGSIEFFILILFTKIPAVEAFLLNQGLSVFTNIPILQGLNMHTLPNFLYIAFMVTGVGFACYSLSIEYTNPITASLAFFIKPVLTTFFASLFLDEPLTWNMVLGIILVLTGSCISLYPKFKNAK; translated from the coding sequence ATGAATAAGGGATATCTTTTTATTTTACTGACGGCGTTCCTGTTTGGGACGATGGAAACGGCACTTAAGCTTTCTGCGGGTATGTTTCATCCCGTGCAGATTACGGTACTTCGCTTTTTTGTAGGCGGATTGTTTCTGATTCCCTTTGCGAGGCGTTCCCTTGCGCAGAAGCATGCTGAGATAACGAGGGATGATTGTAAGTTATTTGTGAAATCGGGTCTCGTTTTCGTCGTTGTCAGTATGATTTTTTATCAGCTGGCTATCGTCTATGGGACGGCTTCTGTCAGCGGCGTGCTTTTCAGCTGCAACCCGATTTTTGTCGCGGTGTTTGATCATTTGCTCTGGAAGCAACCGATTGACGGCTTCACCAAAGTTTCTCTGGTCTTTAGTGTGGCCGGTATCCTTTCAATCGTAAATCCCCTAAACATGGTTCACGATACGGTCAGTATTATATTTATCCTGCTTTCTGCCATGACTTTTGGCCTTTATTCAGTGATGGGCAAGGAAAAAGGAAAGCGTCTGGGCGGGATTACCGTAACCTGCGGCAGTTTCCTTTTCGGGAGTATCGAGTTCTTTATTCTGATTCTCTTTACAAAGATTCCTGCAGTTGAAGCTTTTCTCCTGAATCAGGGTCTTTCTGTATTTACGAATATTCCTATTTTACAGGGCCTCAACATGCATACGCTGCCGAATTTCCTGTATATTGCCTTTATGGTGACCGGCGTCGGCTTTGCCTGCTATTCATTGTCCATCGAATATACGAACCCGATTACGGCGTCGCTGGCCTTTTTCATCAAACCTGTGCTGACGACGTTCTTTGCCAGCCTGTTCCTGGATGAACCGCTTACCTGGAACATGGTACTCGGTATCATTCTGGTGCTTACAGGTTCCTGTATCTCTCTATACCCCAAATTCAAGAATGCTAAGTAA
- the murB gene encoding UDP-N-acetylmuramate dehydrogenase, which translates to MNLAPLLTYAYVHCDGRYEEHTPMANYTSFHIGGPADLLIMPENFKEIQDLLTLGREMKVPVTIIGNGSNLLVRDGGIRGVVIKLGNALTQMQADGEHITADCGVSLAALSNFAAREGLTGVEFAVGIPGSVGGAVLMNAGAYDGDMSKVVESASVLLPDGRIAEVKKDEFDFSYRHSSIQDHPGVILRVVFCLKRGDKAGIQSKMDDFMNRRRTKQPLELPSAGSMFKRPPGYYAAALIDEAGLRGYRVGDAQVSEKHTGFVVNRGHATAKDVLQLIKDVQDKVYAFKGVRLEPEVRIIGEA; encoded by the coding sequence ATGAATCTTGCGCCTCTCTTAACTTATGCATATGTACATTGTGACGGCCGCTATGAGGAACATACTCCCATGGCGAATTACACGTCCTTTCATATCGGCGGGCCGGCTGACCTTCTCATCATGCCCGAAAACTTCAAGGAAATCCAGGATTTGCTGACGCTCGGCAGGGAGATGAAGGTGCCCGTAACCATCATCGGCAACGGGTCGAATCTGCTCGTCCGTGACGGCGGTATCCGCGGGGTTGTTATTAAACTGGGCAATGCCCTGACGCAAATGCAGGCTGACGGTGAACATATCACGGCGGACTGCGGTGTTTCCCTGGCTGCGCTTTCTAACTTCGCTGCTCGTGAAGGCCTTACGGGAGTGGAATTTGCAGTCGGAATTCCCGGGAGTGTCGGCGGGGCTGTATTGATGAATGCCGGTGCTTATGACGGAGATATGTCGAAGGTTGTCGAAAGTGCTTCTGTATTACTTCCTGACGGCAGGATTGCGGAAGTTAAGAAAGACGAATTTGATTTTAGTTATCGGCACAGCAGCATTCAGGATCATCCGGGCGTCATTCTTCGTGTCGTCTTTTGTTTGAAACGGGGCGACAAAGCAGGCATCCAGTCCAAAATGGATGATTTCATGAACCGTCGCCGTACCAAGCAGCCTCTTGAGCTTCCCAGTGCGGGAAGCATGTTCAAACGGCCGCCCGGCTATTATGCAGCCGCTCTTATTGATGAAGCAGGGCTGCGCGGCTATAGGGTCGGCGATGCACAAGTATCAGAAAAACATACGGGCTTTGTCGTGAACCGCGGTCACGCGACCGCAAAAGATGTCCTTCAATTGATCAAGGACGTGCAGGACAAGGTCTATGCCTTTAAAGGGGTCCGGCTTGAACCGGAAGTCCGCATTATCGGCGAAGCGTGA
- a CDS encoding YlbF family regulator, producing MNVYDEMTKLCEGIRDTHEFKMVHEAKEKLQKDKDAESMVKEYINLQTDIQMAQYQGKKPEPEKVEKVNKLMDVLKLNPVAMDYLQNFMHFQMMIAELTKTYQDTIKEAIE from the coding sequence ATGAACGTATATGATGAAATGACTAAATTATGTGAAGGTATCCGTGATACCCATGAATTTAAAATGGTACATGAAGCCAAGGAAAAACTGCAGAAGGATAAGGATGCAGAATCTATGGTAAAGGAATATATCAATCTGCAGACAGACATCCAGATGGCTCAGTACCAGGGCAAGAAACCGGAACCTGAAAAAGTAGAGAAGGTCAATAAGCTGATGGATGTGCTGAAACTCAATCCGGTCGCTATGGATTATCTCCAGAACTTCATGCATTTTCAGATGATGATTGCCGAACTGACCAAGACTTATCAGGATACGATTAAGGAAGCTATCGAATAA